A region from the Coriobacteriia bacterium genome encodes:
- a CDS encoding sigma-70 family RNA polymerase sigma factor, giving the protein MTRKSLDIDGRISGALGKHSDMVRRICYVYLRNNADVDDVFQEVFLKLLLREDPFETEEHEKAWVIRVTVNKCKDTLKSFWRKNIDSIGERDFPFEDKAESDLLQTVLSLPDKYKGVIYLFYYEGYTVPEMTKMLQKKENTIYSLLHRARVLIKQELGSDEIDYSF; this is encoded by the coding sequence ATGACACGAAAATCGCTCGATATCGACGGTAGGATCTCGGGAGCACTTGGAAAACATTCGGACATGGTACGCAGAATCTGTTATGTGTATCTCCGCAACAATGCGGATGTCGATGACGTGTTTCAAGAAGTGTTCCTGAAGTTACTGCTGAGGGAAGACCCTTTCGAGACCGAGGAACACGAAAAAGCATGGGTGATACGGGTGACGGTCAACAAGTGCAAGGACACCTTGAAGAGTTTTTGGCGTAAGAACATCGACTCGATTGGTGAGAGGGATTTTCCCTTCGAGGACAAGGCCGAAAGCGATCTGTTGCAGACGGTACTCTCCTTGCCGGATAAGTACAAAGGCGTCATCTATTTGTTCTATTACGAGGGATACACCGTACCTGAGATGACGAAGATGCTCCAAAAGAAAGAAAATACGATTTACTCCCTCTTGCACAGGGCCAGGGTTTTGATCAAACAGGAACT